In one window of Gossypium hirsutum isolate 1008001.06 chromosome A01, Gossypium_hirsutum_v2.1, whole genome shotgun sequence DNA:
- the LOC107922528 gene encoding outer envelope pore protein 16-3, chloroplastic/mitochondrial translates to MAVDPSELRYYEDDDTPTMKTIKGATTGFVAGTIWGTVVATWYDVPRVERSVAIPGLVRTLKMMGNYGMTFAAIGGVYIGVEQLLQNYRMKRDFVNGAVGGFVAGASILGFKGRSISTAISAGSALAFTSAVIDAGGQTTRLDTGKEYYPYTTKKRPVES, encoded by the exons ATGGCTGTGGATCCCTCAGAGCTTCGGTATTATGAGGATGATGACACTCCAACAATGAAAACAATCAAGGGTGCAACTACTGGTTTTGTTGCTGGAACTATCTGGGGAACCGTTGTTGCTACATGGTATGATGTGCCTCGTGTTGAGAGAAGTGTTGCCATACCTGGGCTTGTAAGAACGCTAAAGATGATGGGAAATTATGGAATGACATTTGCTGCAATTGGGGGAGTCTATATTGGTGTTGAGCAACTGTTGCAGAATTATAGGATGAAGAGAGACTTTGTCAATGGTGCTGTTGGTGGTTTCGTGGCTGGGGCTTCCATTCTCGGTTTCAAAG GGAGGAGCATCTCAACAGCTATTTCTGCCGGATCAGCACTGGCATTCACCTCTGCGGTGATTGATGCTGGAGGTCAGACTACAAGGCTGGACACAGGGAAGGAGTATTACCCATACACCACCAAGAAAAGGCCTGTTGAGTCATAA
- the LOC107922634 gene encoding uncharacterized protein, translating into MRRGRGKAKKQNVVSSLEDPGSGEDEKIPAYKRRGRPQKQMKDDIDEDEAEKVEEDGEDIKVSVLTKEMKNQAVPENGRKRKRSMQAKENIDSIKKGNGITTKSSTDDATKSVGYRQNGSRRKNKPRRAAEAVVECK; encoded by the coding sequence ATGagaagaggaagaggaaaagCAAAGAAGCAGAATGTTGTTTCATCTCTGGAAGATCCGGGTAGTGGTGAAGATGAAAAAATACCGGCATATAAGAGAAGAGGAAGGCCACAAAAGCAGATGAAGGATGATATCGATGAAGATGaagcggagaaggttgaagaaGATGGTGAAGATATAAAAGTTTCAGTTCTTACCAAAGAGATGAAAAACCAGGCTGTCCCGGAGAACGGACGGAAGAGGAAAAGATCAATGCAAGCAAAAGAAAACATAGATTCAATCAAGAAAGGAAATGGCATTACGACAAAGTCAAGCACCGATGATGCAACTAAATCGGTTGGGTACCGACAAAACGGTAGCAGACGCAAAAACAAGCCTCGACGGGCTGCTGAGGCTGTTGTCGAGTGCAAGTAA